One window from the genome of Garra rufa chromosome 1, GarRuf1.0, whole genome shotgun sequence encodes:
- the LOC141329279 gene encoding uncharacterized protein codes for MKHTEDTEEQTELFEENKEIEELSETEQTNHVKTEEKTLSCSQRQKDLRKRRVKKSFTCTQCGKGFSQVSHLDVHMRVHTGEKPFTCDQCGKSFTQSANLKYHMIIHTGEKLFSCDQCGNSFTLKGQLTRHMRVHSREKPFSCGQCGKSFTASSGLKYHMSIHTGEKLFSCDQCGKSFLRGSDLKIHLRVHTKEKPHSCHLCGKSFSSLQYLKEHHKRHTGVRDYMCFECEKTFTTMSSLKIHERVHTGEKPYKCSHCDKRFSLSANLKTHEIIHTGEKPYECSHCHKRFRLSAHLKTHEIIHTGEKPYECSHCDKRFSLSAYLKTHERIHTGEKPYKCSHCDKRFNQSSTLQKHERTHTGEKPYHCTECGKCFIQSSSLHSHTKNKHRK; via the exons ATGAAACACACTGAGGATACTGAAGAGcaaacag aGCTGTTTGAAGAAAACAAGGAGATTGAAGAATTGAGCGAAACTGAGCAGACAAATCAtgtcaaaactgaagaaaaaacatTGAGTTGCTCTCAAAGACAGAAAGATTTAAGGAAAAGAAGAGTCAAAaaatctttcacctgcactcagtgtggaaagggtttctcACAGGTTTCGCACCTTGatgttcacatgagagttcacactggagagaaaccgtttacatgtgatcaatgtgggaagagtttcactcaaTCAGCAAACCTGAAGTATCACATGATcatccacaccggagagaagctgttctcatgtgatcagtgcgggaataGTTTCACCCTAAAAGGACAACTTACAAGACATATGAGAGTTCATTCTAGAGAGAAACCATTCTCTTGTggtcaatgtgggaagagtttcactgcTTCATCAGGCCTTAAATATCACATGAGcatccacaccggagagaagctgttctcatgtgatcaatgtggcaaATCGTTTCTGAGAGGTTCAGACCTGAAGATacacctgagagttcatacaaaagagaagccacattcatgtcatttgtgtggaaagagtttttcatctTTACAATATTTGAAAGAACATCACAAAAgacacactggtgtgagagactacatgtgctttgagtgtgaaaagacgtTTACTACGATGAGCAGTTTAAAAATACATGAGagggtccacactggagagaaaccatataagtgttcacactgtgacaagagattcagtctgtCAGCAAATCTGAAAACACACGAGataatccacactggagaaaaaccttatgagtgttcacactgtcaCAAGAGATTCAGACTGTCAGCACACCTGAAAACACACGAGataatccacactggagaaaaaccttatgagtgttcacactgtgacaagagattcagtctgtCAGCAtacctgaaaacacatgagaggatccacactggagagaaaccatataagtgttcacactgcgacaagagatttaatcagtcaTCAACTCTGCAAAAACATGAGAGGACCCACAcgggagagaaaccgtatcactgcactgaatgtgggaagtgTTTCATTCAATCATCTTCTCTAcacagtcatacaaaaaacaagcACAGgaagtag
- the LOC141338141 gene encoding uncharacterized protein, which yields MADKCHLCLLGLIFLSSLSTGTSGEDDVHVFISSGENVHLPCNNAPHDCKSTTWIYNRRSAAVELIGDGIIMKEIERHERLSLGSDCSLNIKNITKEDYGSYSCRQYVNRQQRGTDARIFLHVLHVSPSSSQTEISPGSSVNLSCQLDSYAGGSCDDWIRSEGIQLFWVNQAGVNLTISDSRNQILLSSGHCIITLTTTLLDEDDNRNLRCEVTHRNQLKATARNRDMITDPGDTKVSKTTETLYRVIVIIVEFAVFAAPTVILLQIICARRAGRKDSQHREELVMNAILE from the exons atggcTGATAAGTGTCATCTGTGTCTGCTGGGACTGATCTTTCTCTCTTCACTCTCCACAG GTACCAGTGGAGAGGATGATGTTCATGTGTTCATCAgttctggtgaaaatgttcatctGCCCTGTAATAATGCTCCTCATGACTGCAAATCAACTACATGGATCTATAACAGACGTTCAGCAGCAGTTGAACTGATTGGTGATGGGATAATTATGAAAGAGATCGAGAGACATGAGAGACTGAGTCTGGGGTCTGACTGCTCTCTGAACATCAAGAACATCACAAAAGAAGATTATGGATCTTACAGCTGCCGACAATATGTGAATAGGCAACAACGAGGAACTGATGCACGTATTTTTCTACATGTTCTTCATG TCTCTCCATCATCCTCACAGACTGAGATCAGTCCAGGCAGCTCTGTGAATCTCTCCTGTCAGTTGGATTCATATGCTGGAGGCTCTTGTGATGATTGGATCCGTTCTGAGGGAATTCAGCTGTTCTGGGTGAATCAGGCTGGTGTTAATCTGACGATATCAGACTCCAGAAATCAGATATTACTCTCATCTGGACACTGTATCATCACTCTGACTACAACACTCCTGGATGAAGATGACAACAGAAATTTGAGATGTGAAGTTACTCACAGAAATCAACTCAAAGCCACTGCCAGGAATCGAG ACATGATCACAGATCCAGGAGATACTAAAGTCAGTAAGACTACTGAAACATTATACAGAG TGATTGTGATTATTGTTGAGTTTGCAGTGTTTGCTGCTCCTACTGTGATTCTTCTTCAGATCATCTGTGCAAGAAGAGCTG gGAGGAAGGACTCACAGCACAGAGAGGAACTAGTGATGAATGCAATTTTAGAATAA
- the LOC141338034 gene encoding uncharacterized protein codes for MADKCHLCLLGLIFLSSLLTGSSGVDDAHVFISSGENVHLPCNNALHDCKSTTWMYIRHLSAVELINSGIKKKDTESHKRLSLGSDCSLNIKNITKEDSGLYSCRQYVNGQHQGPDTRVYLHVLHVFLSSSQTEISPGSSVSLSCQLYSYSYPGVSCDDWIRSKGVQLFWVNQAGVNLTISAPGHCISTLNTTLLNEDDNREWRCELIQTNQVKTSATYTVKSSVVVIVIVVAALFTVLLPTLILWVICKKRAGVRRATDDSVKPTDDATYIEVTAYSKNQAKMNKVRCDDKVTYASIRGAEAGAQENCSQLYASVNKNHHKAS; via the exons atggcTGATAAGTGTCATCTGTGTCTGCTGGGACTGATCTTTCTCTCTTCACTTCTCACAG GTagcagtggagtggatgatgctCATGTGTTCATCAGTTCTGGTGAAAATGTCCATCTGCCCTGTAATAATGCTCTTCATGACTGCAAATCAACTACATGGATGTATATCAGACATTTATCAGCAGTTGAACTGATTAATTCAGGGATAAAGAAGAAAGACACAGAGAGTCATAAGAGACTGAGTCTGGGGTCTGACTGCTCTCTGAACATCAAGAACATCACAAAAGAAGATTCTGGATTATACAGCTGTCGACAATATGTGAATGGACAACACCAAGGACCTGATACACGTGTTTATCTACATGTTCTTCATG TCTTTCTGTCATCCTCACAGACTGAGATCAGTCCAGGcagctctgtctctctctcctgTCAGTTGTATTCATATTCATATCCTGGAGTCTCTTGTGATGATTGGATCCGTTCTAAGGGGGTTCAGCTGTTCTGGGTGAATCAGGCTGGTGTTAATCTGACGATATCAGCTCCAGGACACTGTATCAGCACTCTGAATACAACACTCCTGAATGAAGATGACAACAGAGAGTGGAGATGTGAACTTATTCAGACAAATCAAGTCAAGACCTCAGCCACATATACTGTCAAGagttcag TGGTTGTGATTGTGATTGTTGTCGCTGCTTTATTCACTGTTCTGCTTCCTACTCTGATTCTCTGGGTGATTTGCAAAAAAAGAGCTG GTGTCAGAAGAGCGACTGATGACTCTGTG AAGCCGACAGATGATGCGACTTATATAGAAGTTACTGCGTACAGTAAAAACCAAGCCAAAATGAacaag GTTCGCTGTGATGATAAAGTGACTTACGCTTCCATCAGAGGAGCAGAAGCTGGAGCTCAGGAAAACTGCAGTCAGCTTTATGCCTCTGTGAACAAGAACCATCACAAAGCCTCATAA